The following are encoded in a window of Nitrospirota bacterium genomic DNA:
- a CDS encoding ATP-binding cassette domain-containing protein codes for MYAIEVNNLLKKYGSFTALKGVSFSINQGECFGLLGPNGAGKTTLIRILTTLLKSTSGKANMLGIEVGKDNTAVRRLIGVVPQAMTSDLDLTGWENMDIYARFYSMPKKDRKVRIDYLLERVGLSERKNDLVAAYSGGMRRRLEIAKGLVHKPAILILDEPTIGLDPQSRHAVWDLLINLRKEDTLTILLTTHYMEEAEFLCERIAIIDHGEIVAIDTLEGLKKVIPTKDIVEISVAGKTEDTIIEDIKTLPNVQSVISSEGKLRISVENGAQAIPLLLDKIEKSGGKANSILLKQQTLEDVFIHFTGRPIREEEARKVSFLIGAGIPQKWGR; via the coding sequence ATGTATGCAATAGAAGTCAACAATCTATTAAAGAAATATGGCTCCTTCACAGCGCTGAAGGGTGTCTCTTTTTCAATTAATCAGGGGGAATGTTTCGGGCTTCTCGGCCCGAATGGCGCCGGAAAAACAACCCTGATAAGAATTCTCACAACACTGCTAAAATCCACATCCGGTAAGGCAAATATGCTGGGGATTGAGGTAGGAAAAGATAATACAGCAGTAAGGAGATTAATCGGGGTTGTCCCTCAGGCCATGACAAGCGATTTAGACCTGACAGGCTGGGAGAACATGGACATATATGCCAGATTTTATAGTATGCCCAAAAAGGATAGAAAGGTCAGGATTGATTATTTGCTGGAAAGGGTCGGGCTATCAGAGAGAAAGAATGACCTTGTTGCAGCATACTCCGGCGGTATGAGAAGGAGGCTTGAGATTGCAAAGGGGCTTGTACACAAGCCGGCCATATTAATCCTCGATGAACCGACTATCGGATTAGACCCGCAGAGCAGGCACGCAGTCTGGGACCTTCTTATAAATCTTCGTAAAGAAGATACCCTGACTATTCTACTGACAACACACTATATGGAAGAGGCAGAGTTTTTATGTGAACGGATTGCCATAATAGACCATGGAGAGATTGTGGCCATAGATACTTTAGAGGGGTTGAAAAAGGTTATCCCCACAAAAGATATAGTTGAAATCTCTGTTGCCGGAAAGACAGAGGACACAATTATTGAAGATATTAAGACCCTGCCGAACGTACAATCAGTAATATCTTCAGAAGGGAAATTAAGGATTTCAGTTGAAAATGGTGCACAGGCCATTCCATTACTTTTAGACAAAATAGAAAAATCAGGCGGCAAGGCAAATTCTATATTGCTGAAACAACAGACATTAGAAGATGTGTTTATCCATTTCACCGGCAGACCCATAAGGGAAGAAGAGGCAAGGAAGGTGAGCTTCCTGATAGGTGCGGGGATCCCGCAAAAGTGGGGAAGATGA
- a CDS encoding efflux RND transporter periplasmic adaptor subunit: MKNKRVIVLILIVIFIVVALTYTRWNGSVKKGLAIEATGMIEALEVDISPKIPERIEWLCCKEGDRTTKGMILVRLDKREITAKADEINAMLKGAEAGYNVSLSNYENAETKIERANAEIKAAEYEIERATALFEDARDNFNRITELFKQGYAAKKDLDTVKTAYNATNAQLNAALSKKHSLEADRSAAGANLKTSTAQVTSARVNIKEAEARLRLAGLQIKDTEVSSPIDGVVAYKYFEEGEMASPGKTILTIYDTKNLWARIDIEETNIGKIRLGEKAVITAESVQNKTFDGEVTEISREAEFATQRDVTRGRQDIKTFRIKTAIKDNEGELKPGMTVRVRFESVNGKW; this comes from the coding sequence TTGAAAAATAAGCGTGTAATTGTACTAATCCTTATAGTGATTTTCATAGTCGTAGCTCTTACTTATACCCGATGGAACGGCTCTGTTAAAAAGGGGCTTGCTATCGAGGCAACGGGTATGATTGAGGCATTGGAAGTTGATATAAGCCCTAAGATTCCGGAGAGGATAGAGTGGTTATGCTGTAAGGAAGGGGACAGGACAACTAAGGGGATGATATTAGTACGCCTTGACAAGAGGGAGATTACAGCAAAAGCAGATGAGATAAATGCAATGTTAAAGGGTGCAGAGGCAGGATACAATGTATCACTCTCTAATTATGAAAATGCAGAGACAAAGATTGAACGGGCAAATGCAGAGATTAAGGCCGCTGAATATGAGATAGAAAGGGCAACAGCGCTTTTTGAGGATGCAAGGGATAATTTCAATCGTATCACAGAACTGTTTAAACAAGGCTATGCTGCAAAGAAAGACCTCGACACAGTAAAGACAGCATACAATGCTACTAATGCCCAGCTTAATGCTGCATTATCAAAGAAGCATAGTTTAGAGGCCGACCGTTCGGCTGCAGGTGCAAACCTGAAGACATCTACTGCACAGGTAACATCAGCAAGGGTCAATATTAAAGAGGCCGAGGCACGGCTCAGGCTTGCAGGTCTACAGATAAAAGACACGGAAGTATCCTCACCTATAGACGGGGTAGTAGCATACAAATATTTTGAAGAAGGGGAAATGGCATCACCCGGAAAGACAATACTTACAATATATGACACAAAAAACTTATGGGCAAGAATAGATATAGAAGAAACCAATATAGGGAAAATCAGGCTCGGTGAAAAGGCCGTCATTACAGCAGAGTCAGTACAAAACAAAACCTTTGACGGTGAAGTAACAGAGATAAGCAGAGAGGCTGAGTTTGCCACACAGAGAGACGTAACCAGAGGCAGGCAGGATATAAAAACCTTCAGAATAAAAACGGCAATAAAAGATAATGAAGGAGAATTAAAACCCGGGATGACTGTAAGAGTCAGATTTGAATCAGTAAATGGTAAATGGTGA
- a CDS encoding ABC transporter permease encodes MTRLFAVVERDLRRFIRNPLVIMSSIIMPLLYLVILGSSFQGALKNLPLAVVNMDNGPYSLRVIERLQAIEEGPRYVQVFRESDQGRAIEGIKNGKYKAALIMPHDFSRNIIKGKGGEIGLFLDNTETISSETIRNAALGGLSSIEVRFVPVREKHESAIVRYIELYKKVDYDQSLIPGIVIMAIFLGSLTTGAFNTVMDKFLGLDESYLLTPLSKRDIVLGLVISGVIITTTIAVTVLFLGSLISGIHIWSTLSPSALLSAVTIIILSTLGLLGMMFVILGRANHPRVVGVLGGFLNVIFFFPSGAIYPIESFPAWLKTFAKVNPETYAVHALRIILFKGASLTAIHGDFLFLVCFAIITLTIATFTYKREL; translated from the coding sequence ATGACCCGTTTATTTGCAGTTGTTGAAAGAGACCTTAGGAGATTTATAAGGAATCCCCTTGTAATCATGTCCAGTATCATAATGCCCTTATTATATCTGGTGATCCTCGGGAGTTCATTTCAGGGTGCATTGAAAAATCTCCCGCTTGCTGTCGTAAACATGGACAACGGGCCGTATTCTCTTCGTGTAATTGAACGCCTTCAGGCAATTGAGGAAGGCCCGAGGTATGTGCAGGTATTCAGGGAAAGTGACCAGGGAAGGGCAATTGAAGGTATTAAGAACGGAAAATATAAAGCTGCATTGATCATGCCTCATGATTTCAGCAGGAATATAATAAAAGGCAAGGGCGGCGAGATTGGACTCTTCCTTGATAATACTGAGACCATATCTTCTGAAACAATCCGGAATGCTGCACTTGGCGGATTATCCTCGATTGAGGTAAGGTTTGTACCGGTCAGAGAGAAACATGAAAGCGCTATTGTACGTTACATTGAATTATATAAAAAGGTTGATTATGACCAGTCTCTTATACCCGGTATTGTTATCATGGCTATTTTCCTTGGCTCGCTTACCACAGGCGCCTTTAACACAGTGATGGACAAATTTCTCGGTCTTGATGAGAGTTACCTGCTTACACCGCTGTCAAAAAGAGATATCGTATTGGGACTTGTAATAAGCGGGGTTATCATCACCACCACAATTGCAGTCACAGTCCTTTTTTTAGGCTCCCTGATATCCGGGATTCATATATGGAGTACGTTATCTCCCTCTGCCCTGCTATCGGCAGTTACAATTATTATCCTATCCACGTTGGGTTTATTAGGTATGATGTTTGTAATACTAGGACGTGCCAATCACCCCAGGGTAGTCGGCGTACTCGGCGGCTTCCTGAATGTTATATTCTTCTTTCCGAGCGGCGCCATCTATCCTATAGAGAGCTTCCCCGCATGGCTAAAGACATTTGCCAAAGTAAACCCGGAGACTTACGCTGTTCATGCCCTCAGGATTATACTGTTCAAAGGAGCAAGCCTTACTGCCATTCATGGAGACTTCCTGTTTCTTGTATGCTTTGCCATAATAACATTAACCATCGCAACTTTTACTTATAAAAGAGAATTATAG